The Neoarius graeffei isolate fNeoGra1 chromosome 10, fNeoGra1.pri, whole genome shotgun sequence sequence actgtggggctttgtaagaaaaggctctgctccctgatgtagccttcacgatATTAGGTACCAACagacagcctgcaccttttgatctaagtaggcgtgatgggtcataaagaaccaggagttcactcaggtactgtggtgcaagaccattcagtgctttaaaggtcaatagttacTTACTTACTGCCCGTTATGCCTCCTGGCATTTAGGGCAGCAACGAAGGATCTCCACTCCTGGCGATTTTGGGCCATCTTTTGGACACTTCCCCAGGTCAGATTCATGGTTCGCATCTCCTCCACAGTCCGACACCAGGTGGTTTTGGGTCTTCCTAGTCTTATGTTTAGCATTCAGAACTTCCACCTTCCTGCCACTGGCTTCCAAACAGCTTGCACCATTGGCAATCATCCTGGCATCTATCCATAGCCCTGGAAGTCCATCACGCCTGGTAGTGTTGATTCCTTCTGTTGCTGTTTCCGTAACATATTTGTTTTGTGGGACAGGGTTGTTAGCCCTgtgcccaacccccaacctggaggaccagtggATTGCTTTTTGTCTCACCTCTACCCTTCGGCCTGTCCAGCATGGTGGGCCCTACCAGGAGATAAATCTCCTGCTGGCATAGTTCTAGGGGTCACTGAGACACACAGGTTTCTTGACCATGACAAGGTTGCAATCCAatggggagaagaaaaaaaaaaggtcaatagtagtattttataatcagtgcaaaacttgattgggagccagtgcagtgtggataacataggggtgatgtggtcatatctcctagttctagtaagggctcttgctgctgcattttgaactaactggatctTGTTTAtacacttactggaacatccagacagtaaggcattacaataatacaacctagaggtaacaaatgcATGAACTAGTATTTCTGCATCAtggagtgacattatatttcttatctgaacaatatttctgagatgaaagaaagttgtctgggtaatgttatcaatatgagtttcaaacaaaAAACTGGAGTCAAGGATCACAGCGAGGTCTTTTacggctgcacgtgaagaaacagaaaggccatccaaggttactatgtaatcagaaaacctacttctagctacatgtggtcctagtacaagtacttctgtcttgtcatagCTAAGtataaggaagttaataagcatccagtatctaacatcctttacacattcctcaattttattacgcTGCAGtcgctcatctggctttgcagaaacattcaGCTGTGTTTCAACGgtataacagtggaagctaatacaaATATTACAAATATTACCCAGAGAACCTTGTgggacaccaaactttacctcagtatgtcgagaaaaatcaccatttacatcaacaaacttatagcaatcagttaaataagacctgagccaggagagggctgttcccttaagccCTACAATATTTTCTAgtgtatccaggagaatggaatgatcaagtgtcaaaggctgcactaaggtcaagcaatacaagcagggagacatagCCCTGattagatgccaacagtaggtcatttactactttaaccagtgctgtctctgtgctatgatgaggtccaaatcctgattgatacatttcatggatgttatttctatgtagatatgagcataactgctatgtggcagctttttcaaggatcttggaaatAAAGGGGAGGTTAGAAATATAGATCTCTTTCCCACCCCCCAGCTTCGAACTTCAAACTTTAAACATGTATTTTTACCTTGCCCACTACAGAgtaagtggggcgaggtattgttttcagtccggtttctgtgttttttttgttaacgatattacgggaaaacgtctggaccaatctttatgaaactttcaggatagataggcattggtctcaaatagaaccgccaacattttgagggtcatcaaaaaggtcaaaatcatttttgttgtgactACGGCCTCATATACAGACACTAGCCACTACATCATCattctgtaagaatgtaagagtgtaacggtcgtgcatgcgcatacacgtgttccaattaaaatagccggtgagcgtatacaatttggttcaccattcaaaataaatggactaaagaaatcactttcagacatgtttatgcttattacagagggaaagagagttccactgagctctagcaccaggccacttccgggaaataagagtttcggtcatggtgacagcgtgtgtatgtcagcctcaatttggaggtttcagtttcgaaaactgtaagaggtaagagtagaataatataaagtacagacacttggtatattttacttctgtaatttttaaattgttcaattttggattacgcttcatttttctggctactgcctcatagggtaaatatatatgctatatttactgtatggacatcaatcagaaaacagttttatttataagcagtgtaggtacagtccgtctaaaaactacaacagcccgtctctttgattgacagctcgtttcaagtatagacaggcagcggtacagtgttgccagattgggtggttttaagtgcattttggcaggttttgaacatattttgggctggataacgtcagcagtatctggcaacatcagttcagtcccatgcggattcgcaagtgctgtggtgtattgtaagagatcggcttacatttcgatttcattcattacatacggtttctaccagcttttttagtttgtatatattttcattgtaaataaagtgtaaatatagtgttgtcaagtttgctatcttagttccagaaatttagtttatttgagtgactgaacttgaacttgagggggctagtcagctagcaagaaagctgtgcatggatgccaagcattgctgatttaattttggcgaagccatttgccagtcttcctttcgaggaaaaaattaaaattaaaaagcagggtagaccaacgcctcaaactgacttggtgaaaaaggtagggaataatactcattcctttcagctctcctggtacgagaaagtgaattggctaacagcaagtgacccacatcaacaacagtaaataggctactttagtaatatgtcatggatggaccaaaaatatagaatctatttaaaatgtttatgctgaataTATTATATTACTTTTCtggatataaattaaacacagctacaatttggaaaacatttttaaacaaaaacacagccgaggtcaatttttaaacatgccacaattttaaaatataaaatgttaaaatataccccccccaacaccaccatcatgtatatgatgggccaaaagaacctgttatttcacagtttgtgaccctgccaacaatcagccagatcagaggcaagagtatgggcaaaattgatgtgttttttcttttaaaatctggaaatatcgtaaccgaccagcctcccctgtttgaaagactaccagccgccactggcgttgacctacgtcacgcgtgggcgggatcatctacgtcacttcctccacgacTCCATAAGGGACCCGGAAATACGCCATAATTCCTCTTTCCGTCTTGGACTTCAAGCtatctggacacaaagagatttgctctgccgaagcaaaccagataaagacgtcttttcttttcctcaagaatcagagtttcgcgcttctctttcacctttggccacggttgaTTCTAGAATCGCTCGATTTGGACTCAGACTGAGATATAACcggtttcatttgttccttataagtacgtacgactgcagcccaagcagtttaatttaAGAGTTAGAAGTGACccgatccttctaattaaagcgctgtgcacattattctgatcagagactttcttttcatcaagagcgaccacgcgtcggaccaagaaattctctgcgctccacggaatcgactcacgttctccacaacggtgaaactccaaaagtctcagaacatcttctcataatctcgcgtaaagggcgagatactgaagtaagacttggcatttgggcataaaagctagtcttaggaatttgctttattgaagtagtgtgaatttaaactcaggaacggtttaattgtttacactgtagacacacagcgtgttgaattgatgattgttctattttgttttaatctctcaattgtttaatagataggctttgcatgctctctctctattcctgtctaacactttaatttcattattacacgtatcttgaccgcatcaagatttcagtggatttagtactgttataagcttgtgaaattagcctacggctaattcttttgtcccattagcctccagggctaagtgtattgtctcaagggaacacgtggcggccctcctccacactcacatacacacactttttgtcttaactccatgaggtgggatccttgggccttagctagccacatacggctaattaTTATTTTGTCATTAGCAATACGTGCTAAttctttgttttacttagaaacacgtggtcaactcccccacgcacaaacacaccttagctagcattcctttgtcttagcaaccaaagctaattctttgttttacttagaaacacatggTCAACTCCCCCACGCACA is a genomic window containing:
- the LOC132893026 gene encoding uncharacterized protein LOC132893026 encodes the protein MTYCWHLIRAMSPCLYCLTLVQPLTLDHSILLDTLENIVGLKGTALSWLRSYLTDCYKFVDVNGDFSRHTEVKFGVPQGSLGNICNICISFHCYTVETQLNVSAKPDERLQRNKIEECVKDVRYWMLINFLILSYDKTEVLVLGPHVARSRFSDYIVTLDGLSVSSRAAVKDLAVILDSSFLFETHIDNITQTTFFHLRNIVQIRNIMSLHDAEILVHAFVTSRLYYCNALLSGCSSKCINKIQLVQNAAARALTRTRRYDHITPMLSTLHWLPIKFCTDYKILLLTFFFSSPHWIATLSWSRNLCVSVTPRTMPAGDLSPGRAHHAGQAEG